The Rhodopirellula halodulae sequence TTTTGCTGCCCCGCGGAATCGAAACATGGTGGAGGATCTGCCGCTGCTCTACGATCTAATCGTGCTGGCTTTGCAGACTGATTCGACGCGGATTGCCACGCTCGAAATCGGTGGCGACTTCAATCCAAACGACCTCGGTATCCAAGGTGGATATCACGCTTTGTCACACCATGGACAGCGGCAGGAAAACATCGACAAACTGATCGCCATCGAAAGCTACCAAGTCGAGCAATATGTCCGCTTCATTCAGAAGCTCGACGAAACCTTCGATGAGAATGGATCGTTGTTGGATCAAACGGCGGTGCTGTTCGGCAGTGGGATGGGCAATGCCAACTCGCACACCAATTCCAATTTGCCAATCGTGGTGGCCGGTGGTGGAGGGCGACATGGTCGATGGTTGGACTTTGATGAGCGTGCGTCGGATCGACCTCCGCTCACCAACTTGTTTGTGTCGATGCTGCAAGAGTTCGGCGTTGAAACGGATCAATTTGCCAACAGCACCGGAACGTTGCGAGGTTGGGCATGACGAAGTGGCGATGTTTCTTCATGCACGGCATCGCCATTGGGGCGTTGCTCGTGAACGATGGATATGCCGAGGAGAAACCGATCGATGTGACGCGGTTCATGCAGACGTATTGCGTCGATTGCCATTCCGCGGACGACCCAGCGGGACAACGAGATTTGGAATCGTTGGATTGGTCGGCATCAGATTTTGACACGCAACTGTCGTTGCAAGATGCGATCGACCAACTGACCCTACGCAGCATGCCGCCGGAAGACAGTGACCAGCCAACAACCAAGGAACGCTTGACTGCGATCGACGGTCTCACGGAGCGTTTGTCGAAGATGCGCGAAGTCACCACCAGCACCAGTGGACAAACCGTTCTCCGACGACTTTCGCGGCGAGAATACAAACGAACGGTGGCCGATTTGCTGCAGATCGACATGACGATGTTCGATCCGACGTTGGAGTTTCCCGGTGACAACTTGTCGGAGCATTTTGACAACGTCGGTGATGTTTTGGTGATGTCCGGTCACCTACTGGAACGCTATTTGGCCGCGGCGGATCAATGTGTTGAAAAGGCGCGCAACACCGCCGCCGATCGAATGTGGAGCGAATCGTCCGAACCCAAACAGTGGGTTTTTCGCGATTCGTTTGTGCAGCAAGCGGAACTAAGAACCGCTCACCGACGCGCATTCCGCGATCGCTACCTATGCCTGTACGACCATCCCTTCAATGACAAGACCGAAGGTGGTTACGGGCACATCCAGGATTTCACTGATGGAGTTCCCGTCGACGGAATCTACGAAATTCGAGTGCACGCGAAAGCGATGCATCGTGACACGCCGTACACAGATCGCGCGGTTCGAATTGATTTGGAGGAACCGTTTCGGTTGGGCGTCCGACCGGGCGACACTCGGATCGGTGACATGCCCCATCGGCAACCGATTCAACCGTTGTTGGCCCAGGCAAATGTGAGTGATCAGTCTTTTGAATGGATCACATTTCAGGTGCCACTCGACCGAGGCTTTGTCCCTCGTTTCACTTTCGAGAACGGTATTCACGATGTGCGTGGATCGTTTGGTCGGTTGTACCGTTTGCATCGCGAAGATTTGCCGCGATCGATTCGGAACAAGAAAGGAATCTTTGAGCAACGAATCGCGATCATTTCCGAAGGACAGTTGCCACACATACGAATCGACGAAGTCCAAATTCGTGGTCCGATCGAATTCTCGTTGCCCACGCAAAGTCAGTTGGCTCTGTTTCATGGTCCACCGCCTACGGACGCTGAATGGTCGACGCAGCAGGCCAAACAACGAATCGACAGTTTCGCTTCCCGCGCGTTCCGGCGTCCACCAACGAAGACAGAACTGGCTTCGCTCACCAGTTTCTACGAGTCGCGTAGAACGATTGGCGAAAATTGTGAGCAAGCCTATGTGAATACCGTCAAAGCAATCTTGTGCAGCCCTGCGTTTTTGTATTTTCAGAATCCGGCGGATTCATCGGCAACACTGACGGATCATGGATTGGCCGAACGGTTATCGTATTTTCTGACATCGAGCATGCCGGATGCACGGCTACGTCAGCTTGCCGACCAAGGCGTGTTGCACGAAGAAGTCACGCTTCGAGCAGAGGTGAAGCGTTTGTTGGCGTCTTCCGAGTCCAATGCGTTCGTCGCTGATTTCTTGGACAACTGGCTGAATCTGAGATCGCTCGGGTCGATGCCGCCGGACCCGCGAGGTTTTTGGTTCTTCTACGCGGGTGATTTGTCGGTCGACATGAAGACGGAGACACAAAGGTTGTTTCGCGACTTCATCGATCGGGATATTCCGCTGGTGGATTTGCTCACGACTTCGCATTCATTCTTGAACCGTGACATGGCCAAACTGTACGGAGTGGAACATGCATTTCCCGCAGAGGACGCGATCAGTTGGCGACGGTTTGACTTTTCAAGTGATACGGCTGCAGCAGGTGAAGGTCGTGGTGGATTGCTCGGACAAGCCAGTATTCTGACCGTGTCGGCCAATGGCATTGAAACCTCGCCTGTGACGCGGGGTGTTTGGTTGCTGGACAACATTTTGGGAACGCCCACGCCGCCTCCGCCGGATGATGTTCCCGCGATTGAACCGGACACACGGGGTGCGAAGACAATTCGTGATCAACTGACCCGTCACAGCGACGATGCGACTTGCAATCAGTGTCATCGCAAAATTGACCCACTTGGTTTCGCATTGGAAGGCTTTGATGCGATCGGTCAATTTCGGCGGACTTACAACACCAAACCTCGGCGTCCGATCGACACCTCGGGCGAACTTCCCGGCGGAGCGACGTTTGATGGGGCCGCGGAGCTGAAGCAGCAGTTGGCAGCTCAGCAGGAGTTCCTGGTGCGGACGGTCACGGAGCGATTGCTGATTCAGGCACTCGGGCGTCGCATGGAACCGATCGACCGAGCGGCGATCGATGCGATTTGGAGACCGCTGAAAAGCGAAGGCTATCCCACGGCTCAACTGATCGAAGCGATCGTCCTCAGCGACCTATTCCGACGCTGAAAGCTGGCATACTGTCGATCCAGGCGAGATCGGCTGATCAGCCCTGGTTATCGCGCCAGCTAGGACGGCGGCGACGGGCCTTGGGGTGGTGATAGGTCAACTCAAACGTGGCGTCTCTCGCGGTCAATCGTTTTCCATCGGGTCGATCGGTTGGGCGAAAGACCTTCGCTCGTAGACGTTTGGTGTCCTCGTATTGGTCGTCGTCCAGCTCAAATTCCACGTACGAATCCACGTCAAAGGTTTCGCCGTTGAAGGCTTCCCAGGCACGGAAGTGAAAGAAGACGTCTTCACGAAAGTCTTCCGCGTCGATGAAGCCGTATTCGCCTTCCGGCTTGATGGCTTTGATGCGACCCAGGCGTCGTTTCTGAATTCGAAACGGCTTGGGCGAGTCGTCGTTGGAACGGTTGCTACGAGATTGGTTCATAACGCTAGTTTAGCTCGGCTGCACCGGGAACGTCAGTCGTATCCAACCAACGAGCGACTGAATTTGCCGTGGCTCGATGGATCATTCGGGGCCACATGCTGGCATCGTCCGAGTCCAACAGATCCGAGGTCGCGGGGATGCGGTGCCAAACGCCTTCGCTGATTTCGTTTTCGAGCTGTTCTGCGGTCCAACCGAGGTGGCCCACCACCAATCGGAAGGGATGTTCATCGGACTTCAACAGCGATTCGATGTTGTCACGCTGGGCGGCCAAGCAGATCCCGCTCTCCATTTCGGCTTCCGCAAATTCGGGCGATGCGTGCACGGCGACAATGGGACCCGACAGCGGGCCGCCAAAGTGCAACGGCGTGCCATTGGAGAGTTTGCCCGCGATCAACTGCTGAGCCAACTTGTCCTTTTGATCGCCGCTGACCACCACCATCGGAACACCTGCGACGGGAGTTTGTGGGGAATCCGGTTGCGGCTCACCCGGATCGGAAGACTCGTCCGTTTCAGCGGACGGATCGCGACCCCAACGCGGCAATTTGGGTGTTTCCGCGGATGAGTTGGGCTGGACCGAGAGGTTGCCCGCGACGGCTTGCATGGGCCGGTTCAGCATCAAACCAATGACATGATCGACGTCTTCGTGGACCAGCAGGCAGACCGCTTGGTTCAGTACGGTGCCATCGACCAAGGTCGAACTGACCAGCAAATCACCCGCTTGCACGTTTTGCATGTGAATTCCCGTTGGACTGAGGGACCATGAATCAGAAAAGGGGTGGTTGTCAAAAAGACAGTCACCCGTGAAGACTGCTTGTTAATAAGGCAAGCCGCGCGCCAAACACGAATTGGCGGTGGCGAATGACCTAAAAACCACCTGTTTTCCCGCCTGAAAATTGAAATGAGCGATTCAAACCCACCCTCCTTGGATCAGATGCGAAAGAACTACGCTCTGGGGGGACTGCACGAAAATGACGTGAATCCGGATCCCGTGGTTCAGTTCCAAGCGTGGTTTCAGCAGGCCACGGTGGACGTCCCCGAATGGTTCGAGCCCAACGCCATGACGCTTTCGACGTCCGGTGCCGATGGTGCGGTGACCAGCCGGATCATTCTTTTGAAGGGTGTGGAGGAAGGAAAGTTCCTTTTCTACACCAACTATGAATCCGACAAAGGCGAGCAGATGCGACAGAACCCGCGGGTATCGCTGTGTCTTTTCTGGCCGCATTTGCAGCGCCAGGTTCGGATTGAGGGAACCGTCGAGAAGACCTCGCGAGAAGTTTCCAAGACGTACTTCCATTCGCGACCACACAACAGCCAGTTGGGAGCACACGTTAGCCAGCAATCCGCCGTCATCGAATCGCGTGAGATGCTGGAAACCAAGATGCAGGAGTTGTTGGAGCAGTATCCCGAGGGAAGCATTGTGCCGTTGCCGGAAAATTGGGGCGGCTACGCCGTGACGCCGACCAAGTTTGAATTCTGGCAGGGGCGACCCAGCCGGCTTCACGATCGGGTCATCTATCGACGAGCGGATTCGGCGACTGGATCCGGCCTTTGGGTCCTGGAACGTTTGTCACCCTGAGTCCATCCGTTGGTCTTGATGGATGCAGAAAGGACGTCGCTCAGATGAACGAGGTGACGGGCATCACCAAAATTTTGCCGTCACCGATGCGTCCCGTTCGTGTGACCGCCACGATCTTGTCCAAGACTTCTTCCAGACGCAGGTCGTCGACCCAAAGCGTGATCTCGACTTTGGGTACGAAAGCCTCGGAATACTCCGTGTCTTGGTACTGGTCCAAATAGCTTTTTTGGCGGCCGTAACCTTTGACCTCTAAAACACTCAATCCTTCCAAGGGTGCCCGGCGAAGAGCAGCCAAGACTTTCTCGGCCAGATGCGGTGAAACGACGGTGACGACTTGTTTCATGATCGCGTCCAGCATTCAGAGAGCCAGCATTCAGAGAACTTGAGTGTTTGGGTCAACCATGGCTCAGCCAGCGGGTTGATGTTTCTTGGCCAACAGTTCGGCGATTTGGACCGCGTTGGTGGCTGCACCTTTGCGAAGGTTATCGCTAACGCACCAAAAAGCGATTCCGTTTTCGGCGCTGATGTCTTTGCGAATTCGACCGACGAACACGTCGTCTTTGCCGTCGCAATCACGTGGCATCGGATAGCTCTTGGAGTTCAGATCATCGACCACGGTGACGCCATCGGCTTCTTCCCACAGCTTGCGGGCTTGGGCGGCCGAGAGTGGTTCGCGAGTTTCGACCAAGATCGATTCGCTGTGTCCGATCGCCACGGGGACTCGCACGGCGGTGGGGCAAACTTGGATCGATTCGTCGCCCATGATCTTTTGAGTCTCGTACACCATCTTCATTTCTTCGCTGGTGTAGCCTTCGTGCTTTTCGGATCCAATTTGCGGGATCAGGTTGAAGCCGATGGGGTGCTGGAACGTTTCCGCCGCATGAGTTTGCCCGTCCAGGCTGGCTCGCGTGCTGGATTCCAGTTCCACGTTGCCTGCCAGCCCCGCGCCGCTGGTGGCTTGATAGGTGCTGACGATGACGCGGCGAATTCCGACGGCTTTGTGAATCGGAGCCAACGCGACCACCATTTGTGTGGTGCTGCAGTTGGGGCTGGCGACGACGCCTTGGTGCGAATCGATCGCGTCGGGATTCACTTCGGGAACGATCAAAGGAACGCTCGGATCCATCCGCCAATAAGCACTCTCGTCGACGACGATTGCACCGGCTTTGGTGGCCCAGGGAGTGAACTCAGCGGATACCTCGTCGGGCGTGCTGGCGATGACCAGGTCCACCCCTTCAAAGGCCGAAGGTTCTAGCAACTCAACGGTCAGTGTTTCGTCACCGAATTGGACTTGGGTGCCCGCACTGCGAGCCGAAGCGAGCAAACGCAGTTTCCGCATGGGAAATTGGCGTGCGTGAAGTTGATCCAAAACGATTCGTCCGACGGCACCGGTGGCACCGACGAGAGCAACACAATCAAACATGAGTTGGCGGGAGACAGAGAAAAAGTGAGTGGGGAGGTGGCTGGTGAACCAACCAGTGCCTGGCAATTTGCCAAGACAAATGTCAACCACGTTGGGTTCAATGCGACGGCGTCAGTTTCTCACGAACCTCGTCCGTTGCAATGCAAACGGGTGCAATTCAAAGGAAAATCGCGTCCCCAGTATGGGAACGCGATGATGAATTGACGATGGGAGCCGACAAATCTCAGCGGCGAGCCATGCGTCGCGCGATGGCTTCGCGAGACAGGGGCATGATCTTGGCCGCACCGCCGGTGTTGTACAGCAGGTCATCGCGGCTGGGTTTGGATTCCGCATCGTCGTACTGAACCAAGAACGCACCGACTTGAACGCCGGATTCGTGGTAGACGGGAGGCCAGAACTCTTCGCCGCGAATGGCCAACGTTTTCGCCAGCAATCGGGTGGCTCGACCGGAGAAGCCGCTGAGCACCATGTCGAGACGTCCGAGGGCTTCGTAGAACAGGTAGAACACCAACGCGGTGTCTTTGCCTTGGCCGCCGGCGTATTCCCAGGTGCCATCGTCTTTTTCGTAGTAGAAGCCTGGTTCCGGCGCGTCCAGGTTCTTGCTCAATCGCATCCCAGCCGACGCTGCGCCCGGTTTCGGGTCGTTGTCGCGGTAACGCAAAAAGAACGGGCAACTGCGAGCCGAAACGTCGTCCACGTCGTCTTCGGTCACGAATGGCGTGCAACCGAACGCGTCGGAGAACAACAGTTCCACGGCTGGGTTGCTTTTCACACTGCCGATGCAAACGATGCCACGGTCGCCTTGGGCGTCAGTGAAGCCTTCGAAGACTTCCGTCGCACGGGCACGAGCGTCTTCCAACGTGACTTGACCAGGGCTCCACACCAACGATTGCTGGATGCGATCGGGCATGGGAACCGACGCGGCGGAGCTGGACTCGTTGCCTTCGCCGATGTGTTTGGCAACACCGCCCAAAGTTGAGATGCCGTTGAGCAATTCACCAACCAGGACGGAGTCACTGGCGACGACCATCGCGTTCTCGGGCGAATCGCTGCCTTCGGCTTGGCGAACACCCACGACAATTTCGATGTCGCTGCGGCGAGCCAGTTGTTCCCAGAAGTTCTCCGCGTTGACGGCAAACAGGGCACCGGGCAATTGGTCGGCGGTCGCGTGTCCCTGATCGATCAAATAGTCACACAGGCGTGACAGGGCATCCAACGGGATGTATTTGGCTTCGTTTTTGAGCAACGAAGCAACTTGGTGCCGGTCCAAGCCAGTGTGTTCGACGATCGCTTTGATCGTACCTGGGCGTTTGCGCCGGTCGGGGGTGTGCCCAAGCAGTTCTGCGAGCCGAAAAGCGTATCTCATGGCCGATTTGGAATAGTTGAAAAGGTTGAGTTAGAAATCCGTGCCGCGCTAGATCAAAACCGAGTCAATCTCACGAATTTGCCGTCCGTATCTTGGCCTAAGGCAGCAGGATCGAAAAGTCGACTGAAACGATTCACATCGACCACACGTCATTGAATCGAAGGCCAGTGTGCTGTCCTTTCGATTCGGTTCCGAAGGTGTTCCCCCCTATGGTTTTCGACGATTTTTGGCACGTTCTGGCCAACACCTCTATAACAAATGGCTCTTCAATCGTTTTAAACCTACCAAGCCGCTGCGAATGTCGTGGCATCGCGAGCGATTCAAGCTGGCTCGCGTTGTTCCGCCAGTCGAAACTCCTTCACAGCAAATAACATACACCGTTGACAGAACAAATGTTTCCGTTAACGAGCCCAATTTTTTGGCCGATTTTACGGACTTCGGCAGACTCAGGCGAGCATTGGGCTTTCCTCGTGTCTCCATCGCCCGTCCAGCGAAACCCGTTCGATCAACCTTGTTTTCGTTCGGACTTGGACAACAGATAAAATGAAAGGGTGATCGCCCACACCGAGGGTGACGCCGAATTGATTCGTTCGGGATTGCATCGCTTGTCCATCGCTTCTTCCCCCCCAACTTCCGTTTCCCAACCACCACGATCCAGCAGCAAGGATTCGCGGCGCGGAGCGGCGACCGGGAAATCGAATTTCGACGCGTTGATTCAAGAGCGAATCGACGAGGCTCGCGGTGCGCTTTGGCGGGCCGAGTTGACTCGACAAGTCTTGCTGGGCGTCATGGTCGGCATGGCCGCTCTGCTGGCGTGGGTGATCATGGACCACTGGATTTGGTCGCCTGGCAATTGGGGGCGTGCCATCGCCGCGCTGCTGGGTTTGGTCGCGTTGGGATTGCACATTCAACGTTCGGTTTGGCCGGTGCTTCGATCGTCGGTGCGAGCGGACTACGCCGCGCGAGCCTTGGAACGCGACCATCCGGAACTGGGCCACGCTCTTTCCAGTTACATCGCACTGAAACAACAGAACACCGATCGATCCGCCTCCAAAGGACAACTTTCCACGCGAGTGGTCCAGTCGATTGGGGCTTCCACCGCAGCCAAGCTTCGTTCGATTGATGCCTTGCCCGAAGAGGCCACCGGGTTGCTGCGTTGGTGGATTGCCACCATCGCGTTGTTGGCGGTGCTAGCCATTTACGCTTTGGCATCGCCGAAAAACTCGCTGCAATCCGCCGTTCGTTTGATGGCTCCCGCGGCCGACATTCGACCACCGAACCGAGTTCAAATCTTTGACGTGCAGCCCGGTGATGCGGAAGTCTTGGCCGGCCGTTCGGTCGATGTCTCCGTGAAGGTCAAAGGCTTGAAAGACGACGAGCCGGTGCAATTCCGATGGCTCGATCAAATCGCCGGTGCGATGGAGGGACTTGGCAGTGATTCGTTGTCCAGCGATCAAGTGGTGGAACTGCAACGCGATGAAGCAGCCTCCGGTGCATCGGCGACCACGTTTGTCGTTTCCGTTCCGGTATCGCATCAATCCACCGGCGTTCAGCGATACGAAATCGTGGCCGGTGATTCGGTGGCCGGACCGTTTGAATGGAAGATTCGCGACACGCCTGTGGTGAGTGTGACGGAGGTTCAGTATCAACCACCGGCGTACACCGGAGAAACCAAACGGGTTCGTCGCAGCGGTTCCATTCGTGGTGTGGATGGAACCCGCGTCACGTTGCGTGCCAAGGTCAATCGATCGGTGGCTCGCGCCGTTGTCGAGTTCAACCCCAAGCCGATGGGCCAAGAGATTCGTGCCACCGCCGGCGTTCGCGAGATGGATCGATCCAGCGACGGTCGCTCGTTGGATTTGACGTTTGATCTTCGCAGTGGCAAAGCAGCCACACGCGCGGTTGAACTGGAAAGCTATCGTATTCGTGTCTGGGACGATGCCGAGCAAACCAACTCGGAACCGATCGTCTACCCGATCGAGGTGATTCGGGATCTGCCGCCGGAGATCACCATTGTTGTGCCTCGCAAGTCGCCCAAGCCGGTGCCGATGGATGCTCAACAGTTGTTTGAGATTCACGCCACCGATGTCGATTACGGTTTGTCAGAAATCGAAGTGGAGATTCGACGCGGCATCGACCTGATCGCCCGGGCAACGTTGTGGAAGAACGCCGAGGGTGCCAAGGGTAACCAGATCGCCGAGTATCGTTTCCGTCCTTCGCGAATGATCATCGCCGGTGCGGGGCGAAGGAGCGGGCGATCGTCGCGGTTGATGGTGGGCGATGAAGTGGAGGTCGTTGCCATCGCGACCGACAACCGACGTGATCCAGACAATCCTGGAATCGAACCCGGAGTGACACGGACCGAACCGGTTCGTCTGCAAATCGTCGCGGGTCGTGAACCCAATGAACAAACTCCTGAAGAACAGGACGACAATGATGGTCAAACGCCCGACGATGGGTCCACCGGCGAAGGCAGCGAATCCGGAGCCGACGGTCAATCCGGTGGCTCGGGCGGCAGCGGTGAAAGCAGCGAATCACAAGATGCCGGCCAGAACGGTGAAGGCCAAAGCGGCAGCGGCCAGTCGGATTCGGAGTCGACCGGAGAAAATCAAAGCGGTGACGGGTCAGGCGATTCACAGGGCAACCAGGATCCGGACGATTCGTCCAACGAAGGTGCCTCCGACGGCGAAGGAACCAGCGGTGACTCATCGGGGATGAACTCGCAGGCAGAGGACTCGCAAGGCGACGGTTCGGACAACTCCACCGAACCCGGTGAAGCTGGTGACAACGCGGGCGGGAAAGCGTCTGGCTCCGAGGCCGCCTCCAACAGCGAAGGCGGTTCAAATCCTGAAGGATCCGATCCGAGCGGCAACCAACAGCCCGCGAACGATTCCGGATCGTCCGAGTCTGAAGGTGGCAACGCGCAGTCCAGCAACAACGGGGAAGGCACGGAATCGGGTTCCAACAACTCCGATCGCGGAAACTCTCGCGATGGCGACGCTGGCCAAGGTGATTCGGCTAGTAGTAAGTCCAGCCAAGGAGACTCGGGCGGCAGCAAGTCCGCGCCGCAGGACGATGCCGAGGCGTTCGAACGCATTCGCGAATACTTGGAAGAGCAAGATAAACGGTCCGGGGCGAGCGAGGGTGGCGAGGGACAAGACAGCGATTCCTCACAACAAGGAGCTTCCGAGCAAGGTTCTTCTGGCCAGAATTCGCCGGAACAAAATTCTTCGGATCAAAATTCGAGCGGGCAGAACTCATCGCAGGAAGGATCTGATTCGCAAGGCGGTGCCGGTGGGGAGGAGTCCAACGCCGGATCATCTGACCAGCAAGACGGAACCAACTCGGGCGATGAATCCGGACAGTCTGGATCGTCGGACTCGGAA is a genomic window containing:
- a CDS encoding cold shock domain-containing protein, yielding MNQSRSNRSNDDSPKPFRIQKRRLGRIKAIKPEGEYGFIDAEDFREDVFFHFRAWEAFNGETFDVDSYVEFELDDDQYEDTKRLRAKVFRPTDRPDGKRLTARDATFELTYHHPKARRRRPSWRDNQG
- the pdxH gene encoding pyridoxamine 5'-phosphate oxidase, with protein sequence MSDSNPPSLDQMRKNYALGGLHENDVNPDPVVQFQAWFQQATVDVPEWFEPNAMTLSTSGADGAVTSRIILLKGVEEGKFLFYTNYESDKGEQMRQNPRVSLCLFWPHLQRQVRIEGTVEKTSREVSKTYFHSRPHNSQLGAHVSQQSAVIESREMLETKMQELLEQYPEGSIVPLPENWGGYAVTPTKFEFWQGRPSRLHDRVIYRRADSATGSGLWVLERLSP
- a CDS encoding circumsporozoite protein- membrane associated protein, which encodes MIAHTEGDAELIRSGLHRLSIASSPPTSVSQPPRSSSKDSRRGAATGKSNFDALIQERIDEARGALWRAELTRQVLLGVMVGMAALLAWVIMDHWIWSPGNWGRAIAALLGLVALGLHIQRSVWPVLRSSVRADYAARALERDHPELGHALSSYIALKQQNTDRSASKGQLSTRVVQSIGASTAAKLRSIDALPEEATGLLRWWIATIALLAVLAIYALASPKNSLQSAVRLMAPAADIRPPNRVQIFDVQPGDAEVLAGRSVDVSVKVKGLKDDEPVQFRWLDQIAGAMEGLGSDSLSSDQVVELQRDEAASGASATTFVVSVPVSHQSTGVQRYEIVAGDSVAGPFEWKIRDTPVVSVTEVQYQPPAYTGETKRVRRSGSIRGVDGTRVTLRAKVNRSVARAVVEFNPKPMGQEIRATAGVREMDRSSDGRSLDLTFDLRSGKAATRAVELESYRIRVWDDAEQTNSEPIVYPIEVIRDLPPEITIVVPRKSPKPVPMDAQQLFEIHATDVDYGLSEIEVEIRRGIDLIARATLWKNAEGAKGNQIAEYRFRPSRMIIAGAGRRSGRSSRLMVGDEVEVVAIATDNRRDPDNPGIEPGVTRTEPVRLQIVAGREPNEQTPEEQDDNDGQTPDDGSTGEGSESGADGQSGGSGGSGESSESQDAGQNGEGQSGSGQSDSESTGENQSGDGSGDSQGNQDPDDSSNEGASDGEGTSGDSSGMNSQAEDSQGDGSDNSTEPGEAGDNAGGKASGSEAASNSEGGSNPEGSDPSGNQQPANDSGSSESEGGNAQSSNNGEGTESGSNNSDRGNSRDGDAGQGDSASSKSSQGDSGGSKSAPQDDAEAFERIREYLEEQDKRSGASEGGEGQDSDSSQQGASEQGSSGQNSPEQNSSDQNSSGQNSSQEGSDSQGGAGGEESNAGSSDQQDGTNSGDESGQSGSSDSEGGNSEAGSSSEGSDSGKPSGDGDSDGKQTSGEEGSSGDQTSSDPSRGSEPGESNSGQSSQDSSDGAGSSQTQSDGSSGNSNETSASENEAGQESASQNSPAGGSEQPGDRSEGMNASESNSQSGESSSFNGDSNAAGDQNGGNESGGEVPKADPADLEYTKQATDMVLDYLDETRQDPDPDLLERLKWSQDDLKRFRDRWQNVKPIDSSDPKAAVDPSELEEALRSLGMRAPNTMRSQSAPRPQDGMRGLRDSGNRRQAPAAVRDAFEAFRRNLGSQ
- a CDS encoding DUF1592 domain-containing protein; its protein translation is MHGIAIGALLVNDGYAEEKPIDVTRFMQTYCVDCHSADDPAGQRDLESLDWSASDFDTQLSLQDAIDQLTLRSMPPEDSDQPTTKERLTAIDGLTERLSKMREVTTSTSGQTVLRRLSRREYKRTVADLLQIDMTMFDPTLEFPGDNLSEHFDNVGDVLVMSGHLLERYLAAADQCVEKARNTAADRMWSESSEPKQWVFRDSFVQQAELRTAHRRAFRDRYLCLYDHPFNDKTEGGYGHIQDFTDGVPVDGIYEIRVHAKAMHRDTPYTDRAVRIDLEEPFRLGVRPGDTRIGDMPHRQPIQPLLAQANVSDQSFEWITFQVPLDRGFVPRFTFENGIHDVRGSFGRLYRLHREDLPRSIRNKKGIFEQRIAIISEGQLPHIRIDEVQIRGPIEFSLPTQSQLALFHGPPPTDAEWSTQQAKQRIDSFASRAFRRPPTKTELASLTSFYESRRTIGENCEQAYVNTVKAILCSPAFLYFQNPADSSATLTDHGLAERLSYFLTSSMPDARLRQLADQGVLHEEVTLRAEVKRLLASSESNAFVADFLDNWLNLRSLGSMPPDPRGFWFFYAGDLSVDMKTETQRLFRDFIDRDIPLVDLLTTSHSFLNRDMAKLYGVEHAFPAEDAISWRRFDFSSDTAAAGEGRGGLLGQASILTVSANGIETSPVTRGVWLLDNILGTPTPPPPDDVPAIEPDTRGAKTIRDQLTRHSDDATCNQCHRKIDPLGFALEGFDAIGQFRRTYNTKPRRPIDTSGELPGGATFDGAAELKQQLAAQQEFLVRTVTERLLIQALGRRMEPIDRAAIDAIWRPLKSEGYPTAQLIEAIVLSDLFRR
- a CDS encoding helix-turn-helix domain-containing protein gives rise to the protein MRYAFRLAELLGHTPDRRKRPGTIKAIVEHTGLDRHQVASLLKNEAKYIPLDALSRLCDYLIDQGHATADQLPGALFAVNAENFWEQLARRSDIEIVVGVRQAEGSDSPENAMVVASDSVLVGELLNGISTLGGVAKHIGEGNESSSAASVPMPDRIQQSLVWSPGQVTLEDARARATEVFEGFTDAQGDRGIVCIGSVKSNPAVELLFSDAFGCTPFVTEDDVDDVSARSCPFFLRYRDNDPKPGAASAGMRLSKNLDAPEPGFYYEKDDGTWEYAGGQGKDTALVFYLFYEALGRLDMVLSGFSGRATRLLAKTLAIRGEEFWPPVYHESGVQVGAFLVQYDDAESKPSRDDLLYNTGGAAKIMPLSREAIARRMARR
- a CDS encoding P-II family nitrogen regulator, with product MLDAIMKQVVTVVSPHLAEKVLAALRRAPLEGLSVLEVKGYGRQKSYLDQYQDTEYSEAFVPKVEITLWVDDLRLEEVLDKIVAVTRTGRIGDGKILVMPVTSFI
- a CDS encoding YqgE/AlgH family protein, producing the protein MQNVQAGDLLVSSTLVDGTVLNQAVCLLVHEDVDHVIGLMLNRPMQAVAGNLSVQPNSSAETPKLPRWGRDPSAETDESSDPGEPQPDSPQTPVAGVPMVVVSGDQKDKLAQQLIAGKLSNGTPLHFGGPLSGPIVAVHASPEFAEAEMESGICLAAQRDNIESLLKSDEHPFRLVVGHLGWTAEQLENEISEGVWHRIPATSDLLDSDDASMWPRMIHRATANSVARWLDTTDVPGAAELN
- a CDS encoding aspartate-semialdehyde dehydrogenase — protein: MFDCVALVGATGAVGRIVLDQLHARQFPMRKLRLLASARSAGTQVQFGDETLTVELLEPSAFEGVDLVIASTPDEVSAEFTPWATKAGAIVVDESAYWRMDPSVPLIVPEVNPDAIDSHQGVVASPNCSTTQMVVALAPIHKAVGIRRVIVSTYQATSGAGLAGNVELESSTRASLDGQTHAAETFQHPIGFNLIPQIGSEKHEGYTSEEMKMVYETQKIMGDESIQVCPTAVRVPVAIGHSESILVETREPLSAAQARKLWEEADGVTVVDDLNSKSYPMPRDCDGKDDVFVGRIRKDISAENGIAFWCVSDNLRKGAATNAVQIAELLAKKHQPAG